In Sphingobacterium sp. PCS056, the following proteins share a genomic window:
- a CDS encoding GatB/YqeY domain-containing protein, with product MTLEEKINQDIKAAMIAKDANKLRGLRAVKAAILLAKTEKGHTEELTEETEIKVLQKLVKQRKESAEIYKNQNREDLYAIEVEEQEVIEAYLPKQLSREEVEKIIKDIISTTGASSVKDMGKVMGAANQQLAGKADGRTISELVKSLLA from the coding sequence ATGACTTTAGAAGAAAAAATAAATCAAGATATTAAAGCGGCAATGATCGCAAAAGATGCGAATAAATTGCGCGGCCTTAGAGCAGTAAAAGCAGCAATATTATTAGCTAAAACAGAAAAAGGTCACACAGAGGAATTGACAGAAGAGACTGAAATAAAAGTACTTCAAAAATTAGTTAAACAACGAAAAGAATCTGCTGAAATTTATAAAAATCAAAACAGAGAAGATCTGTACGCTATTGAAGTGGAGGAACAAGAAGTAATCGAAGCTTATTTACCAAAACAATTGAGCAGAGAAGAAGTCGAAAAAATCATCAAAGATATCATCAGTACTACTGGAGCATCTTCTGTAAAAGATATGGGTAAAGTAATGGGTGCCGCTAATCAACAGTTAGCAGGAAAAGCCGATGGACGCACAATATCTGAGCTTGTAAAAAGTTTACTCGCTTAA
- the dnaB gene encoding replicative DNA helicase, with translation MSNDNNFEDNNAGTGKKTNFGERRTKLNNLVSGLGKLPPQALDLEEAVLGALMLEKNALSEVIDILKPDSFYKDSHQKIFEAIFNLFQKTSPIDLLTVTAELRKMGALEMVGGAYYITQLTDRVVSAANIEFHARIISQKYIQRELIKVSTEIINSSYDETSDIFDLLDHAEKSLFDIAQNNLRRDSRKMDDIMREAISNLELLRDRTDGLTGVPSGLTALDRMTSGWQPSDLVIIAARPAMGKTAFVLSVARNAAVDHQKPVVVFSLEMSSVQLVNRLIAGETEIEQEKLKKGNLADHEWQQLHSRIGRLTEAPLIIDDTPALNVFEFRAKCRRLKAQHDIQMVIVDYLQLMHGKAEGKGGGNREQEIGSISRALKSVAKELNVPVLALSQLSRAVESRPGNSKRPMLSDLRESGSIEQDADMVLFLYRPEYYGMTEDEEGRSTAGVGEVIIAKHRNGETGIVPLRFIGKYVKFVDLEDEFTGMGAADGFNNPTSFSSPAMNPSAMFSGGDTGGMTGGITMPSRMNDMPDDAPF, from the coding sequence ATGAGTAACGATAATAATTTTGAAGATAATAATGCTGGAACTGGTAAGAAAACCAATTTCGGAGAGCGTAGGACTAAACTCAACAACTTAGTTAGCGGACTTGGCAAACTGCCGCCTCAAGCTTTGGATTTGGAGGAAGCTGTCCTAGGGGCTTTGATGTTGGAGAAAAATGCGCTAAGTGAGGTCATTGATATTCTTAAACCGGATTCTTTTTATAAAGATTCGCACCAGAAGATTTTCGAAGCTATTTTTAATCTCTTCCAAAAAACTTCGCCTATTGATTTGCTTACTGTGACCGCCGAACTTCGAAAGATGGGAGCTTTGGAAATGGTGGGTGGAGCATATTATATTACACAATTAACAGATCGCGTAGTTTCTGCTGCAAATATTGAATTTCATGCGCGTATTATCTCGCAAAAATATATTCAACGTGAACTGATTAAAGTTTCTACCGAAATTATCAATAGTTCATATGATGAAACGTCAGATATATTTGATTTATTAGACCATGCAGAGAAGAGTTTATTTGATATTGCTCAAAACAATTTAAGAAGAGATTCTCGTAAAATGGATGATATCATGCGTGAAGCGATCTCTAATTTGGAGTTGTTGCGTGATCGTACAGATGGATTGACTGGTGTGCCTTCGGGATTGACCGCCTTAGATCGTATGACTTCAGGTTGGCAACCATCAGATTTGGTCATTATCGCTGCTCGTCCTGCAATGGGAAAGACGGCCTTTGTATTATCTGTAGCACGTAATGCTGCGGTTGATCATCAAAAACCTGTCGTGGTGTTCTCGCTGGAGATGTCATCTGTGCAACTGGTGAATCGTTTGATCGCTGGTGAAACTGAGATCGAACAAGAAAAATTAAAGAAAGGTAATTTAGCTGATCATGAATGGCAACAATTGCATTCAAGGATTGGACGTTTGACTGAGGCTCCTTTAATCATCGATGATACTCCCGCATTAAACGTGTTTGAATTTAGAGCAAAATGTAGACGGTTGAAAGCGCAACATGATATTCAAATGGTGATCGTCGATTACTTACAACTTATGCATGGTAAGGCTGAGGGTAAAGGTGGTGGTAACCGTGAGCAAGAGATTGGTAGTATTTCAAGGGCGTTGAAATCTGTGGCTAAAGAATTGAATGTTCCGGTATTAGCTTTATCCCAATTAAGCCGTGCTGTAGAGTCTCGTCCGGGAAATTCAAAACGACCGATGCTTTCCGATTTACGTGAATCTGGATCTATTGAGCAGGATGCGGATATGGTATTGTTTTTATATCGTCCAGAATATTATGGTATGACAGAGGATGAAGAAGGCCGATCTACCGCTGGTGTGGGAGAGGTTATTATTGCGAAGCACCGTAATGGTGAGACGGGTATTGTACCGCTCCGCTTTATTGGTAAATACGTGAAGTTTGTGGATTTAGAAGATGAATTTACAGGGATGGGTGCTGCTGATGGATTTAATAATCCGACATCATTCAGTTCGCCAGCAATGAATCCGTCCGCCATGTTTAGTGGTGGTGATACCGGCGGTATGACAGGTGGTATCACGATGCCTTCGCGTATGAACGACATGCCTGATGATGCTCCTTTTTAG
- a CDS encoding DUF423 domain-containing protein: MNHIVIITAAILGSTAIMLGAFGAHAFKKLISEEKLASFEVGVRYQMYAAITLLIIGFNLSFDLYSERFAFYGITLGTLLFSVSLYFLSFAQYWNKNLKFLGPITPLGGLLMIAGWVALIIRFI, translated from the coding sequence ATGAATCATATCGTTATTATTACAGCAGCTATTTTAGGTTCTACAGCCATTATGCTTGGCGCTTTTGGGGCACATGCCTTTAAAAAATTGATTAGCGAAGAAAAACTAGCCTCATTTGAAGTTGGTGTTCGCTACCAGATGTATGCCGCCATCACCCTCTTGATCATTGGATTTAACCTATCATTTGATCTATATAGTGAACGATTTGCCTTCTATGGGATCACATTGGGGACATTACTCTTTTCAGTCAGCCTCTACTTCTTATCATTTGCACAGTATTGGAATAAAAACTTAAAATTCCTAGGCCCTATTACACCACTAGGAGGGCTCCTGATGATAGCAGGTTGGGTTGCATTAATCATTCGTTTTATCTAA
- a CDS encoding SDR family NAD(P)-dependent oxidoreductase, which translates to MSKTVFITGASSGIGKACAEVLAQEGYNLLLCARRFQNLEEIKDKLTAQYPQIAIHIFELDVRNYDEVKSKIEGLPAEWKNLNVLINNAGLSQGLDPIQDGDIGDWDRMIDTNVKGLLYVTKTVIPLLQDQEGAHIINIGSIAAKEVYPNGNVYCASKHAVDALNQAMRIDLLSKDIKVTGINPGMVETEFSEVRFKGDKERAKNVYTGVEALTGKDIAETIAFVISRPKHVNINDLIIMPTAQATGTIVNRKS; encoded by the coding sequence ATGTCAAAAACAGTATTCATCACAGGAGCAAGTTCAGGAATCGGAAAAGCATGTGCTGAGGTTTTAGCGCAAGAAGGTTACAACTTACTACTATGCGCACGTCGTTTCCAAAATCTGGAAGAAATCAAAGATAAATTAACAGCACAATATCCTCAAATTGCTATTCATATCTTTGAACTTGATGTACGCAACTACGATGAAGTGAAATCAAAAATTGAAGGCTTACCTGCCGAATGGAAAAATTTGAATGTACTCATCAATAATGCAGGGTTAAGCCAAGGATTAGATCCTATTCAAGATGGTGATATTGGCGATTGGGACCGGATGATCGATACCAATGTCAAGGGATTATTGTATGTAACAAAAACCGTCATTCCATTATTGCAAGATCAAGAAGGAGCACATATTATCAATATAGGCTCGATTGCTGCCAAAGAAGTTTATCCCAACGGCAATGTCTACTGTGCAAGTAAGCATGCCGTAGATGCCCTTAATCAAGCCATGCGTATCGATCTTCTTTCGAAAGATATAAAAGTAACAGGCATTAATCCTGGCATGGTAGAAACTGAATTTTCAGAAGTACGTTTTAAAGGTGACAAAGAACGAGCAAAAAATGTGTATACAGGAGTCGAGGCATTGACAGGAAAAGATATTGCCGAAACCATAGCATTTGTTATCAGTAGACCCAAGCATGTCAACATTAATGACCTGATCATTATGCCAACTGCCCAAGCAACTGGAACGATTGTAAATAGAAAATCATAA
- a CDS encoding thiamine pyrophosphate-dependent enzyme → MAKIVADQLVEMLVEAGVKRVYAVTGDSLNFFNEAIRKDGRIKWIHVRHEEVGAYAAAAEAELDGIACCAGSCGPGHVHLINGMYDAHRSHVPLIVIASTINTPEMGMGYFQETNTIKLFDDCSCYNQLITTAEQAPRIIQTAIQHAIGQKGVAVIGLPGDVSEMKAEESIVSTQLFHVNPVIRPSDDELDVLAKVINSSKCVTVFCGIGASGAHAEVVQLSQKILAPVGYSFRGKMGIQHDNPYEIGMTGLLGQAAAYQSMHESDLILLLGTDFPYDKFMPTDNKIIQIDTAVERLGRRAKLEMGLCGDIKHTLQALLPLLEQKEDASFLEAQLKIYEKVKDNMRSFMEEKGGEDTIQPEYLAHCINELATDSAIFTVDTGMTCVWGARFITGTGKRQMLGSFNHGSMANAMPMAIGAALSHPERQVIALCGDGGLSMLLGDLATINQYQLPIKIIVFNNRALGMVKLEMEVAGLPDNETDMVNPDFAAIAQAMGFKGINVRKPEEVRNAVEFALSHLGPILLNVFTNPNALAMPPKVDFDQMVGMAKSMSKLMLGGKMQEVIDTIKSNYKHLKEL, encoded by the coding sequence ATGGCAAAGATTGTTGCAGATCAGTTAGTTGAAATGCTAGTTGAAGCAGGCGTAAAACGTGTATATGCGGTTACAGGAGATAGTCTAAATTTTTTTAATGAAGCAATCCGTAAAGATGGTCGGATCAAATGGATTCATGTCCGTCATGAGGAGGTTGGGGCTTATGCCGCTGCTGCCGAAGCGGAATTAGATGGAATTGCTTGTTGTGCGGGTAGTTGCGGTCCAGGACATGTGCATCTGATCAATGGTATGTACGATGCTCATCGTTCTCATGTTCCCCTCATTGTGATCGCATCGACGATAAACACGCCTGAAATGGGAATGGGCTATTTTCAGGAAACAAATACCATCAAGCTCTTTGATGACTGCAGTTGTTATAATCAATTAATCACTACTGCAGAGCAAGCACCAAGAATCATTCAAACAGCAATACAACATGCTATCGGACAAAAGGGTGTTGCTGTTATTGGTTTACCTGGCGATGTCTCGGAGATGAAAGCTGAAGAATCTATTGTTTCGACTCAATTGTTCCATGTAAACCCCGTCATTAGACCTTCGGATGATGAGCTGGATGTACTAGCAAAAGTTATTAATTCGAGTAAATGTGTAACTGTTTTTTGTGGTATAGGTGCTTCTGGTGCGCATGCTGAGGTGGTCCAATTGTCTCAAAAGATTTTGGCTCCCGTAGGATATTCTTTTAGGGGTAAAATGGGGATTCAACATGATAATCCCTATGAAATAGGAATGACTGGTCTGCTTGGGCAAGCTGCGGCATACCAAAGTATGCATGAGTCAGATTTGATTTTATTGCTAGGAACAGATTTTCCTTATGATAAGTTTATGCCTACTGATAATAAGATTATTCAGATTGATACAGCTGTCGAACGGTTAGGTCGACGCGCAAAATTGGAGATGGGCTTATGTGGTGATATCAAACATACTTTACAAGCCCTTCTACCTTTACTGGAACAAAAAGAAGATGCTAGTTTCCTGGAAGCTCAGCTTAAGATCTACGAAAAAGTAAAGGATAATATGCGCAGTTTTATGGAAGAGAAAGGGGGAGAAGATACCATTCAACCGGAGTATTTGGCTCATTGTATCAATGAATTAGCGACGGATAGTGCCATATTTACCGTAGATACCGGAATGACTTGTGTATGGGGAGCGCGTTTTATCACAGGGACTGGTAAGAGGCAGATGCTCGGTTCTTTTAATCATGGATCTATGGCCAATGCTATGCCAATGGCAATAGGGGCAGCTTTGTCTCATCCAGAGCGACAAGTAATTGCTTTATGTGGCGATGGTGGATTGTCGATGCTGCTTGGAGATTTGGCTACAATCAATCAGTATCAATTGCCGATAAAAATCATCGTCTTTAATAATAGGGCTTTGGGTATGGTAAAATTGGAGATGGAAGTTGCCGGTTTACCTGATAATGAAACTGATATGGTAAATCCAGATTTTGCAGCCATTGCACAGGCGATGGGCTTTAAAGGTATAAATGTTCGCAAGCCTGAAGAGGTTCGAAATGCAGTTGAATTTGCCCTGTCACATCTCGGACCTATTCTTCTTAATGTGTTTACCAATCCCAATGCATTGGCAATGCCTCCAAAAGTTGATTTTGATCAAATGGTAGGTATGGCCAAATCGATGTCTAAATTAATGCTGGGCGGAAAAATGCAGGAAGTAATTGACACCATAAAATCTAATTACAAACATCTTAAAGAGCTATAG
- a CDS encoding GNAT family N-acetyltransferase: MELFWKHKTFSELTTAELYRIIKLRVEVFVNEQQCFYPELDDKDYQCSHLWAEINDEVVVYSRLVPPGLSYREPSIGRIVTNPTFRGNNYGKLLIARSIAYSYEKHGRTAIQIGAQTYLRKFYGSFGFEQVSDEYLDYGIPHIDMIKP, from the coding sequence ATGGAATTATTTTGGAAACATAAGACCTTCTCTGAATTAACTACAGCAGAATTATATCGCATTATCAAATTACGAGTAGAAGTTTTTGTCAACGAGCAACAATGTTTTTATCCCGAATTAGATGATAAAGATTATCAATGTAGCCATCTTTGGGCAGAGATCAATGATGAAGTTGTTGTATATTCCAGACTCGTTCCTCCAGGCCTCTCTTACCGAGAGCCGTCAATCGGTCGAATTGTCACCAACCCTACCTTTAGGGGCAACAATTATGGCAAATTACTGATCGCTCGATCGATCGCGTACAGCTATGAAAAGCATGGCAGGACAGCGATTCAAATTGGGGCACAGACTTACCTTAGAAAATTTTATGGTAGTTTTGGATTTGAGCAAGTATCGGATGAATATTTAGATTATGGAATTCCTCATATTGACATGATAAAACCTTAA
- a CDS encoding voltage-gated chloride channel family protein gives MLTKKNIFSKFAFQRTIIFILKWLSITVLIGIIVGSISAFFLSSLSWVTNYRELHPAIIVGLPIAGLLIGILYYYYGGLSSKGNNLLLKEYYQSEQSIPLRMAPLVLVSTLLTHLFGGSAGREGTAVQIGGAIADQCTRVFKLNQDDRKILIIMGISAGFASVFGTPWAGAIFGLEVITGGKSRLKAFIPSIIVAFVANYACSFWNVAHTHYQIHESIPAINSQYMLYTIAAGVVFGLAAYLFTRCSDFFTAIFNQINYPPLRPFIGGLVLVATIWLLGNTRYIGLGIPTILASFDSPLNAYDFLIKLLLTTFTLAAGFKGGEVTPLFFIGATLGNALFSIIPLPLGLLAAMGFIAVFAGATNTPLACLIMGIELFGYEAGIYFTVACLIAYFCSGSTGIYATQMQKGPKHRFYLHLRTRRASLYEKLKNF, from the coding sequence ATGTTGACAAAAAAAAATATCTTTTCAAAATTTGCCTTTCAGCGTACAATCATTTTCATTTTAAAGTGGTTGTCGATTACGGTGCTCATCGGCATTATAGTCGGTTCTATTTCGGCATTTTTTCTGTCCAGTTTATCTTGGGTCACCAACTATCGCGAACTTCACCCAGCGATTATCGTTGGATTACCAATAGCCGGTTTACTAATTGGCATATTATATTATTACTATGGAGGCCTATCCAGTAAAGGAAACAACCTCCTACTTAAAGAATACTACCAAAGCGAACAGAGTATCCCGCTAAGGATGGCGCCCCTAGTTTTAGTTAGCACACTTCTAACGCATCTTTTTGGAGGATCTGCAGGACGAGAAGGCACAGCTGTACAAATCGGTGGAGCTATCGCTGATCAATGCACCCGAGTTTTCAAACTCAATCAGGACGATCGTAAGATTTTAATCATTATGGGGATCAGTGCTGGTTTCGCTTCTGTTTTTGGAACACCTTGGGCGGGAGCAATATTTGGATTGGAAGTGATTACTGGAGGTAAATCAAGATTAAAAGCATTTATACCGAGCATCATAGTCGCCTTTGTAGCCAACTATGCCTGCTCATTTTGGAATGTAGCTCACACGCATTATCAGATCCATGAGAGCATACCTGCAATAAATAGTCAGTATATGCTCTATACAATTGCAGCAGGTGTTGTTTTTGGACTAGCAGCATATCTATTTACCCGATGCAGCGATTTCTTTACGGCTATTTTCAACCAGATAAACTATCCCCCACTGCGGCCTTTTATTGGAGGATTAGTATTGGTGGCCACCATTTGGTTATTAGGAAATACACGATATATTGGCTTAGGTATCCCAACGATATTAGCATCTTTTGATAGTCCTTTAAATGCTTATGATTTTTTGATCAAGCTCTTATTAACCACTTTCACACTAGCTGCCGGATTTAAAGGAGGAGAGGTAACCCCCTTGTTTTTCATTGGTGCTACCCTTGGCAATGCCCTTTTTAGTATCATTCCATTACCTTTGGGGCTACTGGCAGCAATGGGCTTCATCGCTGTCTTTGCCGGAGCAACCAACACACCGTTAGCGTGTTTAATAATGGGTATTGAGTTATTCGGATATGAAGCAGGTATTTATTTCACTGTAGCGTGCCTGATCGCGTATTTTTGCTCAGGCTCAACAGGCATATACGCCACTCAAATGCAAAAGGGACCAAAGCATCGGTTTTACCTCCATTTGCGAACTCGAAGAGCAAGTCTATACGAAAAGTTAAAGAACTTCTAA
- the ubiE gene encoding bifunctional demethylmenaquinone methyltransferase/2-methoxy-6-polyprenyl-1,4-benzoquinol methylase UbiE — MTNEASSLKPYKDAKDGKKQQVADMFNNISKTYDFLNHFLSLGIDIIWRKKAINALKTIAPQYMLDVATGTGDFALESIKILNPKKIIGVDISQGMLDVAQQKITQKGLSNQFEVQLGDSEHLQFEDNTFDAVTVAFGVRNFENLEQGLADICRVLKPGGKAVILEFSNPKKFPIKQLYNFYFKRITPTIGKIFSKDSSAYSYLPESVARFPDGEKFAQITRAVGFSDTVIRPQTFGVCTIYIATK, encoded by the coding sequence ATGACAAATGAAGCATCATCATTAAAACCATACAAAGACGCGAAAGATGGTAAAAAGCAACAAGTTGCAGATATGTTTAACAACATCTCCAAAACTTATGATTTTTTAAACCATTTTTTGTCCCTAGGTATCGATATAATTTGGCGTAAAAAAGCGATTAATGCTTTAAAAACCATCGCTCCACAATATATGCTTGACGTTGCTACGGGAACGGGAGATTTTGCATTGGAGTCCATTAAGATATTAAATCCTAAAAAAATAATTGGTGTAGATATCTCTCAGGGTATGTTGGATGTTGCACAACAAAAGATTACGCAAAAAGGACTCTCCAATCAATTTGAAGTGCAGTTAGGAGATTCTGAGCATCTGCAATTTGAAGACAACACATTTGACGCAGTAACAGTCGCTTTTGGAGTTCGAAATTTCGAAAATTTAGAGCAGGGATTGGCCGATATATGTCGTGTATTGAAACCAGGGGGTAAAGCTGTAATCTTGGAATTTTCTAATCCTAAAAAATTTCCAATCAAGCAATTATACAATTTCTACTTCAAGAGAATAACACCCACGATCGGAAAAATATTTTCGAAAGACTCAAGTGCTTATTCCTATCTCCCAGAATCTGTCGCTCGTTTTCCTGATGGCGAAAAATTTGCTCAAATCACTAGAGCAGTAGGTTTTTCAGACACCGTAATTCGTCCTCAGACTTTTGGCGTATGTACAATTTATATTGCTACAAAATAA